The Prosthecobacter vanneervenii DNA window GGAGGAGATCGCCGATGAGGGCGCTTTCGGTCAGGCGCTGTTTCAGGTCGCCTACCTGAATGATGATGTCGTCTTTTTTAAAGCCCTCCTTCTTGGCCGCCGCATGCTCGCCGAACTCGCCGACATAGAAAACGCGCAGGGCCATCTGGCTCTTGTCCAGGCCGAGGGTGGCGCGCTCTTCATCGGGGATGTCGTCCATTTTCATGCCGCCAAAGGCCATGGCGCGCATGGGCCAGGTGCCCACTCGTCTGCCAATATCCGAGTGTAGGCGCCATCCGGCGGGGAGGTCTAGGGTGAGGGCAGTTTCCTTGTTGGCGCGCAGGACTTTGGCGGTCAGAGGGCCTGAATCGGGAGAGCGGTGCAGCACCCAGCTCACATCGGCGATGGAAACAAGGGGCTGGCCGCTGAGGTGGGTGATGGTGTCTCCTGCCTGAAATCCGGCCTTGGCGGCTGGGGAGTCCGCGGCCACAGCCTCCACTTTGGCGACTTCATCGGTGGCGAGGGTGATCCCGAGCGTCTCGATGGAGGGCTGGGGGTAGATCCATTCCACCGGCACGGTCTTGCTCTGGCTACGATAATAGGCGCGGTAGGCATCTCCGATCATGTGGCAGTGCACACAGCTGGCGACCACTTTGCCGTTCCAGTCGAGCTTGCTCTGGTACTTGCCGGCCAGGGCTGGGAACTCGATTGGGGTCTGATAGGGGGTGGGGCCACCCTGCTTGCCACTCAGGGAGCTTTTGTTGGCGGGGTAGCCCTGGTGGATGGCCAGACCTGCCTCCAGGGCTTTTTTGAAGCCGGTGGTGGTCTTGTCCATTGGGTCTTTCTGGTGCTGCCAGGAGCCGTAGCGGCCATACACGGTGCCATCGCCATTAAACATGATGGCGGAAAAGGAGAGGTCGTAGTCAAACTGGAAGCGGTGGAGGTCCAGTGCGTTGGCATTGATGACGCGGACACAAACAAACTGGTCAAGTAGCGGGCTGAGAGACGCCTCCTCCAGCACGCTGGCATCAATGCCGGCGCATGACATGCAGGGCAGACAGCGGAGCACCACGAGGAGCGGTTTGCCTGTGGTCTTGGCCAGGCGGAAGCCGCCATCCAGGTCGTTCCAATTCCAGCGCGGGTCATTTTCCATGCGGGCCTTGTCGCCGCGCACGGCGCCTTCCCGGTCTTTCACGGCCTCGGCCTGTGCGGAGGTGATGGCAGCCAGGGTCAGAATAAGCAGGGGAACTTTCATGCCCGCGCATTGTCTTCAGGGCGGCTGGTGGAAGACAAGCCAAAACGAACAACCCGCTTTTTTGGAATGGACAGCTTTCGGTTTCTTCCGGTTAATCGCGCCAGCTTCCCTCCCCACGCGCAGCCATGCCTGAAGTCACCGCCATTTCCAAGTTTGCCTGCCCGGCCTGCGGTGCCGAGGCGGTGTGGACGCCCGCCAAGCAGTCGCTCGTGTGTCCCTACTGCGGCACCGTGTCCCCCGCCGAACTGAAACAGGACGGCAGCTTGGTGGAGGAAAACGATCTCGTCAGCGCGCTGCGCTCCATCCCGGACGAACAGCGCGGCTGGGCGGCGGTGCGCAAGACCGTGAAATGCCAGAGCTGCCATGCCATCTCCGTCTTTGATGAAAAGAGGGTGGCGCAGAGCTGTGACTTTTGCGGGTCTCCCTCCATCATCGCTGTGGATGATGTGGGTGCGCCCATCCGGCCCGGCAGCCAGCTTCCTTTCAAGGTGGATCAGGGACGTGTGCGGGAGGACATCCGCCGCTGGTATGGCAGCCACTTCTGGGCACCGAACGCCCTCGGTCAGAAGGCCATGACGGATACACTGCACGGCCTCTACCTGCCGTTCTGGACCTTTGATGCCCATGCCGAGTGCCCCTGGGAGGCGGAGGCGGGCTACTATTATTATGAGACAGACAGCAAGGGCAACCGCACCCGCTATACCCGCTGGGAGTATGCTTCCGGACATGTAAGCAGTGATTTTGACGATGTGCTCGTCCCGGCCTCGAAAGGCGTGCATCCCGCGCTGCTGGAAAAGCTGCAGCCCTTTCCCACCACGACGGATTTGCTGCCCTATGATCCCGGCTACCTCTCCGGCTGGGTGGTGGAGCAGTACCAGATCGATCTCGTGCAGGCGGCGCAGGACTCGCGCCAGCGCATGGATGCCATTCTGCGCAGCCAGTGCACCTCCGAGATCCCGGGAGATACCAGTCGCAACCTGCAGATCTTTCCAGAATACAGCGGGCTGACCTTTAAACACGTGCTGCTGCCGGTCTGGCTGCTGACTTACACCTACGGCTCCAAGACGTATCAGGTGGCTGTGAACGGAGCCACCGGCAAGATTTCCGGCGAGTATCCGCTGAGCTGGATCAAGATCACCATCGCCATTATCATCTTGCTGATCATTCTCGGCATCTTCATGTCACAGCAAAACTAAGCCTGCGTGAACCTCCGCTTTCGAGAACTGCCCATCGTCATCGCGTTGCTCGCGATCTGTGTCTTCTTTGCCGTGCAGGAGCCTGCCTTTCTAGGGGCGCGAAATCTATCCATGCTCGTGACGGAGCTTTCCATCACGGCCA harbors:
- a CDS encoding Trx7/PDZ domain-containing (seleno)protein yields the protein MKVPLLILTLAAITSAQAEAVKDREGAVRGDKARMENDPRWNWNDLDGGFRLAKTTGKPLLVVLRCLPCMSCAGIDASVLEEASLSPLLDQFVCVRVINANALDLHRFQFDYDLSFSAIMFNGDGTVYGRYGSWQHQKDPMDKTTTGFKKALEAGLAIHQGYPANKSSLSGKQGGPTPYQTPIEFPALAGKYQSKLDWNGKVVASCVHCHMIGDAYRAYYRSQSKTVPVEWIYPQPSIETLGITLATDEVAKVEAVAADSPAAKAGFQAGDTITHLSGQPLVSIADVSWVLHRSPDSGPLTAKVLRANKETALTLDLPAGWRLHSDIGRRVGTWPMRAMAFGGMKMDDIPDEERATLGLDKSQMALRVFYVGEFGEHAAAKKEGFKKDDIIIQVGDLKQRLTESALIGDLLLHHLPGEKIPATVLRGQERLVLKLPQQ
- a CDS encoding zinc ribbon domain-containing protein — protein: MPEVTAISKFACPACGAEAVWTPAKQSLVCPYCGTVSPAELKQDGSLVEENDLVSALRSIPDEQRGWAAVRKTVKCQSCHAISVFDEKRVAQSCDFCGSPSIIAVDDVGAPIRPGSQLPFKVDQGRVREDIRRWYGSHFWAPNALGQKAMTDTLHGLYLPFWTFDAHAECPWEAEAGYYYYETDSKGNRTRYTRWEYASGHVSSDFDDVLVPASKGVHPALLEKLQPFPTTTDLLPYDPGYLSGWVVEQYQIDLVQAAQDSRQRMDAILRSQCTSEIPGDTSRNLQIFPEYSGLTFKHVLLPVWLLTYTYGSKTYQVAVNGATGKISGEYPLSWIKITIAIIILLIILGIFMSQQN